From one Gracilibacillus salinarum genomic stretch:
- a CDS encoding 4'-phosphopantetheinyl transferase family protein: MEIWVCRLPEVRREQDIAAVFPYLMKERSIRLQRFYHLEDRFRSAIGDLLIRFLYRKYYGTEWNWEWIRRNRFGKPYLWNDSPFHFNVSHAGEWVACAVHDTPVGIDIEQVKPIDYAEAFLTNNEYRTVALNGTPLRKFYQIWTAKESFLKARGIGLSQSLASFEVEIKQEGQIDIYEDGDLLDWMSGNTYWVETDYPLSVSAESVHEIPVIQEITYQSLLSGQE, translated from the coding sequence GTGGAGATTTGGGTTTGTCGATTGCCGGAAGTGAGACGGGAACAGGATATAGCAGCTGTTTTTCCTTATTTAATGAAGGAAAGGTCCATACGATTACAACGTTTTTACCATCTGGAAGATCGATTTCGTTCGGCAATTGGTGATCTGCTTATTCGCTTTTTATACAGGAAGTATTACGGCACGGAATGGAATTGGGAATGGATTAGGCGTAACCGGTTCGGCAAACCATACTTATGGAATGATTCCCCATTCCATTTTAACGTGTCCCATGCTGGTGAATGGGTCGCTTGTGCGGTACATGATACACCAGTCGGGATTGATATTGAACAGGTGAAACCAATCGATTATGCGGAAGCATTTTTGACAAATAATGAGTATCGGACAGTAGCACTCAATGGAACTCCTTTACGGAAGTTCTATCAAATATGGACAGCAAAAGAAAGCTTCTTGAAGGCTCGTGGCATAGGATTGTCACAGTCACTGGCTTCGTTTGAAGTAGAGATTAAGCAAGAGGGACAAATCGATATATATGAGGACGGAGATTTGCTTGATTGGATGTCTGGTAACACATACTGGGTAGAGACTGATTATCCTTTGAGTGTTAGTGCAGAAAGTGTTCATGAAATACCTGTTATCCAAGAAATAACCTATCAGTCATTGTTATCTGGACAGGAATGA
- a CDS encoding bifunctional 3-deoxy-7-phosphoheptulonate synthase/chorismate mutase, with amino-acid sequence MTVTLPMQKLEEEIIQLISERGKLILENQEDAKLTMDQIEKVNNGPYDAASIQQLFTQLDERFSSKKDTYLYSRDYKREDTVIQVKKHKIGQGEPVKIMGPCSVETEEQVRQAAADLASRGVKFIRGGAFKPRTSPYDFQGLGINGLRMLSDAARIHDMAVVSEIMSADQIETALPYIDIIQVGSRNMQNFELLKAVGRVNKPVLLKRGLSSTIKEFKMAAEYILAEGNPNVILCERGIRTYEDATRNTLDISAVPILKQETHLPVLVDITHSTGRKDILLPTAKAALAVGADGIMTEVHPNPAVALSDAKQQMDLSEFHAFMDAIEKFEQHHLL; translated from the coding sequence ATGACAGTAACATTACCAATGCAGAAGCTGGAAGAGGAAATTATTCAGCTGATCAGCGAAAGAGGAAAGCTTATATTAGAAAATCAGGAAGACGCCAAATTGACAATGGATCAGATTGAGAAAGTAAATAATGGACCATACGATGCTGCGTCCATTCAGCAGCTGTTCACACAGCTTGATGAACGCTTTTCTTCCAAAAAGGATACCTATTTGTATTCAAGGGATTACAAACGTGAAGATACAGTGATTCAAGTGAAAAAGCATAAAATTGGCCAGGGTGAACCTGTCAAAATAATGGGTCCATGTTCGGTGGAAACGGAAGAACAGGTTAGACAGGCAGCAGCTGATTTAGCTAGCCGAGGTGTGAAATTTATCAGAGGTGGCGCCTTCAAACCACGGACCTCTCCCTATGATTTTCAAGGGTTAGGAATTAACGGATTGAGGATGTTGTCTGATGCAGCCAGGATCCATGATATGGCAGTGGTTTCCGAAATAATGAGTGCAGATCAGATCGAAACAGCATTGCCATATATTGATATTATTCAAGTTGGCTCAAGAAATATGCAAAACTTTGAATTGTTGAAAGCAGTCGGTCGTGTGAACAAACCGGTGCTCTTGAAGCGCGGGCTGTCCAGTACCATAAAGGAATTTAAAATGGCAGCTGAATACATCCTGGCAGAAGGTAATCCTAATGTTATTCTCTGTGAAAGAGGGATTCGAACATATGAGGATGCGACGAGAAATACCTTAGATATATCCGCTGTCCCAATCTTGAAACAAGAAACGCATTTACCTGTGCTCGTCGACATCACGCATTCGACGGGACGAAAAGATATTCTGCTGCCAACTGCAAAAGCAGCATTAGCAGTAGGGGCAGATGGCATAATGACCGAAGTTCATCCCAACCCAGCCGTTGCTTTGTCTGATGCGAAACAACAAATGGACCTGTCGGAATTTCATGCTTTCATGGATGCAATTGAAAAATTTGAACAGCACCATTTGCTTTAA
- the rpiA gene encoding ribose-5-phosphate isomerase RpiA, translating to MDLKRKAGEKVAEYVEDGMIVGLGTGSTAYWATMKLGELVANGMKIKGVPTSKSTEELARKLGIPILEMSEVTQIDIAIDGADEATADFSLIKGGGGALLREKMIASIAKQFIVVIDPSKFVKRLGQFPLPVEIVKFGWELTSSQVSSLGCKPVLRQEDQVPFITDNENYIVDCYFDSIMDPTSMRTALNSIPGVVENGLFVDMADVIIIGRENGPAEVLSD from the coding sequence ATGGATCTTAAGAGAAAAGCGGGCGAAAAAGTAGCGGAATATGTGGAAGATGGTATGATTGTTGGCCTTGGTACAGGATCTACCGCGTATTGGGCGACTATGAAGCTGGGGGAATTAGTAGCAAATGGTATGAAAATCAAAGGTGTGCCGACTTCGAAAAGTACCGAGGAGTTAGCCAGAAAATTAGGCATCCCCATATTGGAAATGTCAGAAGTGACTCAAATAGATATTGCCATAGATGGAGCAGATGAAGCTACCGCTGATTTTTCATTAATTAAGGGCGGTGGGGGAGCATTATTGCGTGAAAAAATGATAGCGTCTATTGCCAAACAGTTTATCGTGGTGATCGATCCTTCAAAATTTGTGAAAAGACTGGGTCAATTTCCATTACCTGTAGAAATAGTGAAATTCGGATGGGAACTTACGAGCAGTCAAGTCAGTTCGCTCGGTTGCAAGCCGGTATTACGTCAAGAAGATCAAGTCCCTTTTATTACAGACAATGAAAATTATATTGTAGATTGCTACTTTGATTCGATTATGGATCCAACTAGTATGCGTACAGCACTAAACAGCATTCCGGGAGTAGTAGAAAATGGTCTTTTTGTCGACATGGCCGATGTTATCATTATCGGACGGGAAAATGGTCCTGCAGAAGTATTATCTGACTAA
- a CDS encoding SDR family oxidoreductase, which yields MDRYQDKVVIITGGASGLGQAAALQIAKEGGSLVLVDLNKDGLEESKKEILAAAPEVKVELVEANVAKEDEVKQYIQQAIDTFGKIDGFFNNAGIEGKQDLTEDFGIDEFHKVVSINLDGVFFGMKYALKQMKKQGYGSIVNTASVGGIRGVGNQSGYAASKHGVVGLTRNSGVEYGQFGVSIKAIAPGAIMTPMVEGSLKQIGGENWEEAGKEFVSVNPMKRFGKPEEVGYLVAFLLSDQANFINAAVIPIDGGQSYKY from the coding sequence ATGGATCGTTACCAAGACAAAGTTGTTATTATTACAGGTGGAGCTTCTGGATTAGGTCAAGCAGCTGCTTTACAAATTGCGAAAGAAGGCGGATCATTAGTTCTTGTCGACTTAAACAAAGATGGCCTCGAAGAAAGCAAAAAGGAAATTCTCGCAGCGGCGCCTGAGGTAAAAGTTGAATTAGTAGAGGCTAACGTCGCCAAAGAAGATGAAGTAAAACAGTATATTCAGCAGGCGATTGACACATTTGGCAAAATCGATGGTTTCTTTAACAACGCGGGAATTGAAGGAAAGCAGGATTTAACAGAAGACTTCGGAATCGACGAATTCCACAAAGTTGTGAGCATCAATTTAGATGGCGTCTTTTTCGGCATGAAATATGCATTAAAACAGATGAAAAAACAAGGCTACGGCTCGATTGTCAATACGGCATCTGTTGGTGGTATTCGCGGTGTCGGAAATCAATCTGGATATGCAGCGAGTAAGCATGGTGTCGTTGGTCTAACCCGAAACTCTGGTGTGGAGTATGGTCAATTCGGTGTCAGTATTAAAGCAATTGCGCCAGGCGCTATTATGACGCCTATGGTGGAAGGCTCACTTAAACAGATTGGTGGAGAAAATTGGGAAGAAGCAGGCAAAGAATTTGTGAGTGTTAATCCGATGAAACGCTTCGGAAAACCAGAAGAAGTTGGCTATTTAGTTGCGTTTCTGCTATCAGATCAAGCCAATTTTATTAATGCGGCTGTCATTCCAATCGATGGTGGACAATCTTATAAATATTAA
- a CDS encoding D-2-hydroxyacid dehydrogenase: MNINRILFVSELNQELEELLAPYKIDKSMRFANEAAVQESDLQWADAFVSFKTKTSYDYSQVKWVHSLGAGVDHFLFQKNWDDKVLLTRTICSFGERISEYCLSYLLKDVQLHNRFKELQAEGSWQPIKPSMLNEAKVVIYGTGEIGQKVASVLSSFGVEVYGVSLSGKQKTGFKQVVANDDASGILQTVDYMINTLPLTKKTEQLFNERIFSKLSQAGFINVGRGESVSEADLLAALDAEQLRFAVLDVFANEPLPEAHPFWQDLRITVTPHISAVTTAEEAVQCFVETLERVENDRPLQNQVDIEKGF; encoded by the coding sequence GTGAATATAAATCGAATTTTATTTGTAAGCGAATTGAATCAAGAGTTAGAGGAATTACTTGCACCATACAAAATCGATAAAAGTATGCGCTTTGCCAATGAAGCAGCCGTCCAAGAATCAGATTTGCAGTGGGCAGATGCTTTTGTATCTTTTAAAACGAAAACCAGCTATGACTACAGTCAGGTGAAGTGGGTTCATTCACTTGGTGCTGGTGTAGATCATTTTTTGTTTCAGAAAAATTGGGATGATAAGGTTCTTTTAACAAGAACGATTTGTTCATTTGGTGAAAGAATCAGCGAATATTGCTTGAGTTATTTGCTAAAAGATGTGCAGTTACATAATCGATTCAAGGAACTGCAAGCTGAGGGAAGCTGGCAACCAATTAAGCCCAGCATGCTGAATGAAGCAAAGGTAGTCATTTATGGAACAGGTGAAATAGGTCAGAAAGTAGCCAGCGTCTTATCGTCATTCGGGGTAGAAGTGTATGGGGTATCTTTAAGTGGTAAGCAAAAAACAGGATTTAAACAAGTGGTTGCAAATGATGATGCCTCTGGCATATTACAGACCGTCGATTATATGATAAACACCTTACCATTGACGAAAAAAACGGAGCAACTGTTCAATGAGCGGATCTTTAGCAAACTCTCACAAGCAGGATTTATCAATGTCGGCAGAGGAGAATCAGTTTCAGAGGCAGACTTATTAGCAGCGTTGGATGCTGAACAGCTCAGGTTTGCAGTATTAGATGTCTTTGCAAATGAACCATTGCCTGAAGCTCATCCATTTTGGCAAGATCTCAGAATAACGGTCACACCACATATATCTGCAGTTACTACAGCGGAAGAAGCCGTACAATGTTTTGTGGAAACACTTGAACGAGTTGAGAACGACCGTCCCTTGCAAAATCAGGTAGATATAGAAAAAGGGTTTTAA
- the guaD gene encoding guanine deaminase codes for MNKYSRIFLGTAFTSQSEKEVKILQDYLFCIDDHGMIEKAVAPADPQYQTILNEYKDKECFHQLQDREYLLPGFIDLHIHAPQWAQAGTALDLPLNDWLHTYTFPLEAKFSDMAYAEKVYDDLIRTLLANGTTTGLYFATVHKESSFRLAEICAEKGQRGLVGKVVADDPEQNPDYYRDKDARTALAETEAFILEVKELAKTTKQGVYPVVTPRFIPSCSDEALKGLGKLAEKYNTHIQSHCSESDWEHGYVKERFEKNDAFALNDFGLLREKSVMAHCIFLEDDDVALFAETGTAIGHCPLSNAYFANSVIPISRFHAKGVDVGLGTDISAGATPSIYDNAKQAVVSSRMLEDGVDTSLSPEKRGVSDSRITINEAFYFATAGGGESLSLPIGRLDEGYAWDAQIIDTTKLPIFDNSEPLSDIFQKILYLVKAENIKQVWVQGERVK; via the coding sequence ATGAATAAATATTCGCGAATTTTCCTAGGAACTGCCTTTACTAGTCAATCTGAAAAAGAAGTGAAAATCTTGCAAGACTATCTTTTTTGTATCGATGACCATGGCATGATTGAAAAAGCTGTTGCTCCAGCAGACCCGCAATACCAGACTATTTTGAATGAGTATAAAGATAAAGAATGCTTCCACCAGCTGCAAGACAGAGAATATCTTCTTCCCGGATTCATTGACTTGCATATCCACGCACCTCAGTGGGCTCAGGCAGGAACTGCATTGGATCTGCCTCTAAATGATTGGCTGCACACGTATACCTTTCCACTTGAAGCTAAATTCTCGGATATGGCTTATGCCGAAAAGGTATATGATGACCTTATCCGTACCTTGCTTGCTAACGGCACCACCACTGGACTTTATTTCGCGACTGTCCATAAAGAGTCCAGTTTCCGATTGGCTGAAATTTGTGCAGAGAAAGGTCAGCGCGGTCTTGTAGGAAAAGTCGTTGCAGATGATCCGGAACAAAACCCTGACTACTACCGTGATAAAGATGCCAGGACGGCTTTAGCAGAAACCGAAGCTTTTATTCTGGAGGTCAAAGAATTAGCAAAAACGACGAAACAAGGTGTGTATCCCGTCGTTACGCCTCGGTTTATTCCGAGCTGCTCGGATGAAGCATTGAAAGGATTAGGAAAATTAGCAGAAAAGTATAACACCCATATCCAATCTCATTGCAGTGAAAGCGACTGGGAACATGGCTATGTCAAAGAGAGATTTGAAAAAAATGATGCCTTTGCATTAAATGACTTTGGCTTATTAAGAGAGAAATCAGTAATGGCTCATTGTATTTTTTTGGAAGACGATGATGTGGCATTATTCGCAGAAACAGGGACAGCAATTGGTCATTGTCCATTATCAAATGCCTATTTTGCCAACAGTGTGATCCCCATTTCCCGTTTTCATGCGAAGGGCGTCGATGTGGGATTAGGTACGGATATTTCGGCAGGCGCGACACCAAGTATTTACGATAATGCCAAGCAAGCAGTAGTCTCATCAAGAATGCTCGAAGATGGGGTAGATACTTCTCTTTCTCCTGAAAAAAGAGGTGTATCAGATTCACGGATAACCATTAATGAAGCCTTTTATTTCGCAACCGCTGGTGGTGGTGAAAGTCTGAGCCTGCCAATCGGGCGCCTTGATGAAGGATATGCATGGGACGCGCAGATCATCGATACAACGAAACTACCGATTTTCGATAACAGCGAGCCATTATCAGATATTTTTCAAAAGATCTTATATCTGGTTAAAGCGGAAAATATTAAACAAGTCTGGGTGCAAGGCGAACGTGTCAAATAA
- a CDS encoding nucleobase:cation symporter-2 family protein, whose product MENAAEKLETEVKSDEIEKENISIGKSLFIGLQHVLAMDLFIPPIILAGLLSFSVTDSALLIQMTFIACGLATLIQAGFAMKLPVMQGPSFVPLSALAAIGTTSGVGAMIGSLIPGALLIALIGKPLKLFSKVVKRFIPPIVAGTVIVVVGISLMPSAINSIYGGEGTFNQNMLIAFITAAVLVICMYFGEKVTSFKFIKVASVILALGIGTIVASFFDLVDFSAVGEASWFALPSIFAFGVPTFDINAILIMLAIYLIIVIETTGTWFTVGEVTEEKLDDKRLNGGAFGEGLGCFVGSFFGGTPVTGYSSNAGIIAITGVKSRKPILAGGIILLLLGMMPKLMNIIASIPEVVINGVFAILCVVIMMNGFKVIKKAPFTERNMIVIGVPILLALFAVLLPADAMSTLPQIVTYFVASGTAVGAIGALILNFILPAKNDDKTTDAEAEDVTYATR is encoded by the coding sequence ATGGAGAATGCAGCTGAAAAGTTAGAAACAGAAGTGAAATCAGATGAGATAGAGAAAGAAAATATTTCGATTGGGAAATCATTATTTATTGGTTTGCAGCATGTTCTAGCAATGGACTTATTTATACCACCGATTATTTTAGCGGGATTATTATCTTTTTCCGTTACAGATAGTGCTTTATTAATTCAAATGACATTTATTGCTTGTGGACTAGCAACCTTGATCCAGGCTGGATTTGCAATGAAGCTTCCTGTTATGCAGGGGCCATCTTTTGTCCCGCTTAGTGCATTGGCAGCTATTGGTACGACATCAGGAGTAGGAGCAATGATTGGCAGCTTAATCCCTGGAGCATTGTTGATTGCGCTGATTGGAAAGCCGTTAAAGCTGTTTAGTAAGGTTGTAAAAAGGTTTATTCCGCCAATCGTAGCAGGAACGGTTATTGTAGTAGTTGGTATTTCGCTTATGCCTAGTGCGATTAATTCTATTTACGGCGGCGAAGGAACCTTTAATCAAAATATGCTGATTGCCTTTATTACAGCAGCAGTACTAGTTATCTGTATGTATTTTGGAGAAAAAGTAACATCTTTTAAATTTATAAAAGTTGCCTCTGTTATTTTAGCTTTAGGTATTGGAACGATTGTGGCATCATTCTTTGATTTAGTAGATTTTTCTGCTGTTGGTGAAGCGTCATGGTTTGCTTTACCAAGTATTTTTGCTTTTGGCGTTCCAACCTTTGATATAAATGCTATTTTAATTATGCTGGCTATTTATCTTATTATTGTGATTGAAACGACTGGAACCTGGTTTACAGTCGGAGAAGTAACAGAAGAGAAACTGGACGATAAACGTTTGAATGGTGGCGCTTTTGGTGAAGGTTTAGGCTGTTTTGTCGGTTCATTCTTTGGTGGAACACCTGTAACTGGCTATTCTTCCAACGCGGGAATCATTGCAATTACTGGTGTAAAAAGTCGTAAGCCGATATTAGCTGGTGGAATCATTCTATTGTTGTTAGGGATGATGCCGAAATTAATGAACATTATCGCGAGTATTCCAGAAGTTGTTATTAATGGTGTTTTTGCTATCTTATGTGTGGTTATTATGATGAACGGATTTAAAGTTATTAAGAAAGCACCGTTTACAGAACGCAACATGATCGTGATTGGCGTACCGATTTTGCTCGCTTTGTTTGCCGTTTTATTACCTGCAGATGCCATGAGTACATTACCTCAGATTGTGACGTACTTCGTTGCTTCCGGAACAGCGGTCGGAGCAATTGGTGCATTGATTCTTAACTTCATTTTACCAGCAAAAAATGATGACAAAACGACAGATGCTGAAGCGGAGGATGTAACTTATGCAACAAGATAA
- a CDS encoding aromatic ring-hydroxylating dioxygenase subunit alpha: protein MQQDKLWNEWHPVCTAEELLDDPKQVHVLGERVVVFRNEKGVHAFKDLCIHRGAALSLGKVVDGKLVCAYHAWEYNDHGTCTKIPALPCERPIPKKARATVYHCEEYLGLIWVNLGDEPAPFIKYPEGEQEGYRTIICGPYHVNANAPRIIENFLDVSHLMFVHEGMLGDSDHAEVVDYDVDFIDGRLMTSKIPVYQPNSDGRSKGGYTDYVYEVLNPIVARFTKTTEGSDEEFTILTAVNQLDHEKCQVFMLLTRNYDLDAPDQPFREFQDVIFYQDLDVVESQKPELLPLDLQMEMHLKSDALTIAYRRWLDELGVENGTLPIDREKRSKRKK from the coding sequence ATGCAACAAGATAAATTATGGAATGAATGGCACCCGGTTTGTACAGCAGAAGAATTGCTAGATGATCCAAAACAAGTGCACGTGCTTGGTGAGCGAGTTGTTGTCTTTCGTAATGAAAAAGGGGTACATGCATTCAAGGATTTGTGTATTCACCGTGGCGCCGCGCTATCATTAGGAAAAGTGGTGGATGGCAAGTTAGTCTGTGCCTATCATGCCTGGGAATATAATGATCATGGTACGTGTACAAAGATTCCGGCGTTACCTTGTGAAAGACCAATTCCGAAAAAAGCAAGAGCAACGGTGTATCATTGTGAAGAATATCTAGGTCTGATCTGGGTTAATCTTGGTGACGAGCCGGCGCCATTCATTAAATATCCTGAAGGCGAACAAGAAGGCTATCGTACGATTATTTGCGGTCCTTATCATGTTAATGCGAATGCACCAAGAATTATCGAAAACTTCCTTGATGTATCTCACTTAATGTTTGTCCATGAAGGTATGTTGGGTGACTCTGACCATGCGGAAGTAGTAGATTATGATGTTGACTTTATTGATGGTCGTTTAATGACAAGCAAAATTCCTGTCTATCAGCCGAATTCAGATGGTCGTTCCAAGGGTGGCTACACCGATTATGTCTATGAAGTATTAAATCCGATTGTGGCCAGATTTACAAAAACAACAGAAGGTTCTGACGAAGAGTTTACGATTCTTACGGCAGTTAATCAGTTAGATCATGAGAAATGTCAGGTGTTTATGCTGTTAACAAGAAACTATGATTTAGATGCACCAGATCAGCCGTTTCGAGAGTTTCAGGATGTCATTTTTTATCAAGACTTAGACGTTGTTGAAAGTCAAAAACCAGAATTGCTTCCACTTGATCTGCAAATGGAAATGCACTTAAAATCAGACGCACTTACAATTGCATATCGACGCTGGTTGGATGAATTAGGCGTTGAAAATGGAACATTGCCAATCGATCGGGAAAAACGGAGTAAACGAAAGAAGTAA
- a CDS encoding S-ribosylhomocysteine lyase, with amino-acid sequence MVKKMNVESFNLDHTKVAAPYIRLAGTTEGANGDVIHKYDVRLKQPNQGHMEMPALHSLEHLMAENIRNHHDTVVDFGPMGCQTGFYLTVINHDNYDEVLDALEASLKDVLAATEVPACNEVQCGWAASHSLEGAQALAQELLDKRAEWKNVFAD; translated from the coding sequence ATGGTCAAAAAAATGAACGTAGAAAGTTTTAATCTAGATCACACAAAAGTAGCAGCACCTTATATCCGCTTAGCAGGTACAACGGAAGGCGCAAATGGCGATGTCATCCACAAATATGATGTCCGTTTAAAACAACCGAACCAAGGGCATATGGAAATGCCCGCCCTCCATTCATTGGAGCATTTAATGGCAGAAAACATTCGTAATCATCATGATACCGTCGTAGATTTTGGCCCAATGGGTTGTCAAACCGGCTTTTATTTAACGGTTATTAATCACGACAATTATGATGAAGTGTTAGATGCATTAGAAGCATCATTAAAAGATGTGCTAGCAGCAACAGAAGTACCTGCATGTAACGAAGTACAGTGCGGGTGGGCTGCCAGTCACAGCCTCGAAGGCGCCCAAGCATTAGCACAGGAATTGCTGGACAAACGTGCAGAATGGAAAAATGTATTTGCTGATTAA
- a CDS encoding Na+/H+ antiporter NhaC family protein, whose product MSNNKGNITALAPLFIFVLLFIGTGIISGDFSNMPLNVAVIIASGIALAMNRKEKLADKIDIFTKGAGHPNIMLMAVIFVLAGAFSQTAKGMGAVDATVNLGLSLIPSNLLMVGLFIVGCFISISMGTSMGTVAALAPIGIGIAEQTGIPLALAMGTVIGGAIFGDNLSMISDTTIAAVRTQKTKMSDKFKANFWIVLPGALVTAIILWIVTSGEQIDALGDYSYQFVKILPYLTVLIAAILGVNVLIVLTGGTIFAGIIGLFDGSYTLVSFVQAVSQGIINMEDIAIVAILIGGIIAIIQHNGGIQWLLHAVTSKIKTKKGAEFAIAGLVSTTDIATANNTISIIITGPLAKNIADEYQIDARKSASILDIFAGGWQGIVPYGGQMLAASGLAAISPVSILPYSFYPIALLIFGILAILLGFPRFKQK is encoded by the coding sequence ATGTCTAACAACAAGGGGAATATAACGGCACTTGCCCCGTTATTCATCTTTGTCTTATTATTTATTGGAACTGGCATTATCTCAGGTGATTTTTCCAATATGCCGTTAAATGTGGCAGTTATTATTGCAAGTGGGATTGCCTTAGCGATGAACAGAAAAGAAAAACTTGCTGATAAAATTGATATATTTACGAAAGGCGCTGGCCATCCGAATATTATGCTGATGGCTGTTATTTTCGTATTAGCAGGTGCCTTTTCCCAAACAGCTAAAGGGATGGGGGCGGTCGATGCTACCGTCAACCTAGGATTATCCTTAATTCCTAGTAATCTATTAATGGTAGGATTGTTTATTGTTGGCTGTTTTATCTCGATCTCAATGGGGACGTCGATGGGTACTGTTGCAGCGTTAGCGCCGATTGGGATTGGTATCGCAGAACAAACTGGTATCCCTTTAGCATTAGCAATGGGAACAGTTATTGGCGGTGCAATCTTCGGTGATAATCTGTCGATGATTTCTGATACAACCATTGCTGCCGTTCGCACACAGAAAACAAAGATGAGCGATAAGTTTAAAGCGAACTTTTGGATTGTCCTACCCGGGGCACTCGTCACAGCTATTATCTTATGGATTGTAACATCTGGTGAGCAAATCGATGCCCTTGGAGATTATTCCTATCAATTTGTGAAAATACTTCCGTACCTCACCGTTCTGATTGCCGCAATTCTTGGTGTCAATGTATTGATTGTCTTAACAGGTGGTACAATTTTTGCAGGTATTATTGGTTTATTTGATGGATCATATACGCTCGTTTCCTTCGTTCAAGCTGTTTCACAAGGAATCATCAATATGGAGGATATTGCGATCGTTGCAATCTTAATCGGTGGTATTATTGCCATTATTCAGCATAATGGCGGGATTCAATGGTTGTTACATGCTGTCACAAGTAAAATCAAAACGAAGAAAGGTGCAGAATTTGCCATTGCAGGCCTTGTCAGTACAACAGATATCGCCACTGCCAATAACACTATTTCCATTATTATTACCGGTCCATTAGCGAAAAATATTGCAGATGAATATCAGATTGACGCACGTAAGTCTGCCAGTATTCTCGATATTTTTGCAGGAGGATGGCAAGGTATTGTACCTTATGGAGGGCAGATGCTAGCAGCTTCAGGACTAGCAGCTATTTCCCCTGTTAGTATACTACCGTATTCTTTCTATCCGATAGCATTACTGATTTTTGGGATACTAGCAATTTTGTTAGGTTTTCCACGATTCAAACAAAAATAG
- a CDS encoding SDR family NAD(P)-dependent oxidoreductase, translating to MYAMDLTNKIAIVTGGTSGIGKAIVDAFLDCGAKVAVADMAPPATTESEQFFYQQVDVSDQKQVTTMVDNVIAHFGRIDILVNNAGISTMDYFVDINEQDWDKTMDVNAKGVYMCMQTVARKLQQQGEGGKIINIASQAGKNGYRLMGSYVASKHAVLGMTKVAAIELAKDQINVNAVCPGIVETEMKKKERVIGGNLRGVDAAAIQAEDHSQVPLGRTAVPADIANVVVFLASNYANYMTGQGINVTGGMTMH from the coding sequence ATGTATGCGATGGATTTAACGAATAAAATAGCGATTGTAACCGGAGGTACTAGCGGTATCGGAAAAGCAATCGTCGATGCATTTTTGGATTGTGGTGCCAAAGTGGCGGTCGCCGATATGGCACCACCCGCGACCACGGAGTCTGAACAGTTCTTTTACCAGCAAGTAGATGTGTCTGATCAAAAACAAGTAACAACTATGGTAGACAATGTTATAGCGCACTTTGGCCGAATCGATATTCTCGTAAACAACGCCGGCATTTCAACGATGGATTACTTTGTTGATATCAATGAACAAGACTGGGACAAAACAATGGATGTCAATGCGAAAGGTGTTTATATGTGCATGCAAACTGTCGCCAGGAAGTTACAGCAACAAGGAGAAGGTGGTAAAATCATCAATATCGCCTCCCAAGCTGGCAAAAATGGCTACCGTTTAATGGGCAGCTATGTTGCTTCGAAGCACGCTGTCCTTGGCATGACAAAAGTAGCTGCTATTGAATTAGCGAAGGATCAAATCAATGTCAATGCAGTCTGCCCAGGCATTGTAGAAACTGAAATGAAGAAAAAAGAACGAGTCATTGGTGGAAACTTACGCGGAGTAGATGCTGCAGCGATACAAGCGGAAGATCATTCGCAAGTACCACTCGGACGAACAGCAGTACCGGCAGATATTGCAAATGTAGTTGTTTTTCTCGCATCCAATTACGCTAATTACATGACTGGTCAAGGAATCAACGTGACCGGTGGTATGACAATGCATTAA